CGGCCGCTTCGCCGTCATGATGCTCGCCTATCACTTCGGCGGCTGGAGCGAGCTCGGCTCGGTGATCGACCGCGCGCACGCGGCGGGCATGGGCGTCGTCGCGATGAAGACGCTCAAGGGCGCGAAGCACCGCGGGATGGAGGAGTTCGTCGGTCGCCGCGGCGCGTACTCGCAGGCGGCCTTCCGGTGGGTGCTCTCGAACCCGAGCGTGAGCTGCCTCGTCGCCTCCTTCTACGACCCGCAGCACGTCGACGAATACATCCACGCGTCGGGCAAGCCGCTGCGCGACGACGACGTCGCCCTGCTCGAGGAGTACGACCGCGCGATCGCGGGGACGCACTGCCTCGCGCACTGCGGCGCGTGCCTCGACCGCTGCCCGGAGGGCCTGCGCATCGACGACGTGCTGCGCCACCGCATGTACTTCGAGGACTACGGCACGCAGAAGCGCGCGATGCAGGACTACGCGCGCCTCGAGAAGCGGGCCGACGTGTGCATCGGCTGCAGCGCGCCGTGCGCGGGCGCGTGCCCGTTCGGCATCGCCATCCAGGAGCGCGCGATCGAGGCGCACCGGCTGCTGACGCTCGCGTAGAGCAGCCCGGGGCGCGATCGCAGCGCGGGCGTGGCGTCCGCGCGCGCTTGCCGCGCGCGCGCGCCGGCGCGATCGTTCGCGCATGCGCGCGCGCCCGCCTGCCGCCGTTCCCGTCCCCGCGCGCGCGGTGCGCGCCGCCCTCCTGTGCGCAGTCGCCTCGCTGCTGCTCGTCGCCGCCGCCGGCTGCGCGCCCGAGCGCGACGACGCGCCGGCGCCCGCTCCGACGAGCGGCGACGCCGCGCTCGCGACGCCCGCGCGCGAGCGCGTGCTCGTCTTCGCCGGCGGCGACGGCACCGTGCACGGCGCGACGCGCGCCGTCGCCGACGAGGTCGCCGCGGTCGCGTCCGAGGCGGGGCTGCGCGCGGAGGTCGCGACGGACGCCGACGCGCTCGCGGGCGACGCGCTCGCCGACGCGCGCCTGCTCGCGCTCGTGCACACGTCGGGCGCGAGCTGGGACGCGGCGCTGCGCACGGACGTCCGGCGCTTCGTCCAGGCCGGCGGCGGCGTCGTGCTCGTGCACCCGACGCTCGCCTACCGCAACGACTGGGGGTGGATGCGTCGCCTCGCGGGCACGACGCGCGCGATGCACGGGCCCGAGCGCGTGCGCGACGTGGGCACGCGGGCCGTCGACTCGGGCTGGCACGCGGTCGGCCCGCTGCTCGCCGGGAGCGCGGTCGAGGTCGTCGACCGCGCCGGCGCGCCGCTCGCGTGGCGCCGCACGGTCGAGGGCGCGCGCGTCTTCGCGACCGACTTCGGGCACGACGCGGCGTCGCTCGCGCTCGCGCCGGCGCGCGACGCGCTGCGCAACGGGATCGTCTGGGCGGCGGGCGACGGCGCGCCGCTCGACTTCGCGCGCGCGATGCCGCGCGCGGGCTCGCTCGCGAAGGAGGTGCTCGCCGGGAACGCGCGCGAGCCGATCGCGCTCGCGCTGCTGCCGGGCGGCGGCGCGATCGTCACGCAGCGCCGCGGCGATCTCGCGTCCTGGATGCCGGGCGAATCCGAGCTGCGCGCGGCCGGGCACGTCGATGTCGATGCGGCCTACGAGTACGGGCTGCTCGGCATCGCGCTCGATCGGTCGTTCCCGGAGACGGGCTGGCTGTACGTGCTCGCGACGAAGCCGCGCGACGGCGCGTCGCCGCGCCGCCACCGCGTCGCGCGCTTCGACTGGGACGCGCAGGCGCGCGCGATCGACCCCGCGAGCGAGCGCGTGCTGCTCGAGATCCCGCTCGACGAGGCGGGCGCCATCCACGCGGGCGGTGCGCTCGCGATGGACGGAGACGGCCTGCTGTGGATCGCGACCGGCGACGACACGCAGCCTTCGGGCTCGGACGGCTACGCGCCGCTCGACTTCTCGCCGGGCCGCGAGCGCTTCGACGCCGCGCGCACGGCGGGGAGCGCGGGCGACCTGCGCGGCAAGCTGCTGCGCATCCGCCCGGAGCGCGACGGCACGTACTCGATCCCCGACGGCAACCTGTTCGCAGCGGGCGCGCGCGCGAACGCCGGCGCGGCCGCGCGCGCGAACGGCGCGGACGCGGGCGGCGACGCGCCGGGCGGCCGGCCCGAGATCTTCGCGATGGGCCTGCGCAACCCGTTCACGCTCGCCCTCGACGCGGCCGGGCGCGCCGTGTTCGTCGGCGAGCCCGGCCCCGACGCGTCGCGCGACGACGCCGTGCGCGGGCCGCGCGGCTACGACGAGATCGAGCGCGTCGACGCGCCCGGGAACTTCGGCTGGCCCTTCTTCGGCGGCGACGGCAGCGCGTACGGTCCGGCGAAGCAGCCCGCCGAGGCGCCGCGCAACGCGTCGCCGCACGCCGCGGGGAGCCGCGCGCTGCCGCCCGCGCGCGCCGCGTGGCTCGCCTATCCCTACGCGTGGTCCGCGGACTACCCCGAGCTCGGGCGCGGCGGGCGCAGCGTCTTCGTCGGCGGCGTCGTCGACGACGCGGTGCGCGGCGGGCGGCGCCTGCTCGTCGGCGACTTCATGCGCGAGTCGCTGCACTGGGTCGCGATCGACGAAGGCGGCGCGGCGGCGCGCATCGAACCCGTCGCGCCCGGCGTCGCGTGGAGCTCGCCCGTCGGCGCGGCGATCGGCGCCGACG
This Myxococcota bacterium DNA region includes the following protein-coding sequences:
- a CDS encoding PQQ-dependent sugar dehydrogenase; the protein is MRARPPAAVPVPARAVRAALLCAVASLLLVAAAGCAPERDDAPAPAPTSGDAALATPARERVLVFAGGDGTVHGATRAVADEVAAVASEAGLRAEVATDADALAGDALADARLLALVHTSGASWDAALRTDVRRFVQAGGGVVLVHPTLAYRNDWGWMRRLAGTTRAMHGPERVRDVGTRAVDSGWHAVGPLLAGSAVEVVDRAGAPLAWRRTVEGARVFATDFGHDAASLALAPARDALRNGIVWAAGDGAPLDFARAMPRAGSLAKEVLAGNAREPIALALLPGGGAIVTQRRGDLASWMPGESELRAAGHVDVDAAYEYGLLGIALDRSFPETGWLYVLATKPRDGASPRRHRVARFDWDAQARAIDPASERVLLEIPLDEAGAIHAGGALAMDGDGLLWIATGDDTQPSGSDGYAPLDFSPGRERFDAARTAGSAGDLRGKLLRIRPERDGTYSIPDGNLFAAGARANAGAAARANGADAGGDAPGGRPEIFAMGLRNPFTLALDAAGRAVFVGEPGPDASRDDAVRGPRGYDEIERVDAPGNFGWPFFGGDGSAYGPAKQPAEAPRNASPHAAGSRALPPARAAWLAYPYAWSADYPELGRGGRSVFVGGVVDDAVRGGRRLLVGDFMRESLHWVAIDEGGAAARIEPVAPGVAWSSPVGAAIGADGAIYVLEYGTGWYSENTDAQLARLVPRPDAGAPDDARAAPDARASRAGGGALERWIALAGSASFHRDGALAWRFAGEAGDAARARVRVRYVEERGDARAAEALEAHGCASCHVALAAGEAGPGAPPGVDALRARYAAPTDAVLEALADKVERGGAGSFGEVPMPPQTGIDRATLRRMLAHWLAPRAAPAVHEAAASGSLALREHAAHVVDTRVGPLVRGGYRVSVEVDGTERASRLVRALRFPADEHDAAAGVQLAPAGGGVDAVVAVEEGAWLRFDAVDLRGVASIDVLVAGVASASGARVELRVGAPDGAPLGAPRDVDLRRARTARVAFPVDAAALPGSPSAGRAPGDLYVVVRRGRARELAGILGIEVVPRARAR